In the Hordeum vulgare subsp. vulgare chromosome 7H, MorexV3_pseudomolecules_assembly, whole genome shotgun sequence genome, one interval contains:
- the LOC123413230 gene encoding disease resistance protein RPM1-like has product MAEIVILLTIKKIGNALANGAAAQVSMQFAKYGTQKLELQGSMGRVARELRVMHDVVCQMDIRNSSNQVYEGWLEEVRKVAHVMEDIADEYLYLIDQEHDIGCCFYLKQGFRKPRSLLCLNRIAFRAKEIEKDLTHLSEIKKRWVPMIQNGDTSSSNYIVKRSQDLANISRSLDEEDLVGVDKNREILGQWLAGADLECSVIALLGMGGLGKTTLAANIYRKEREQFQCHAWVSISQTYSREDVLRNTIKELFKDNVSALSNTAAMDITCLEETLKRFLEQKKYLIILDDVWTPQAFDDLSRVLIHNDKGSRLIITTREGDVAAFASPGRILKLEALPEDKACDLFHKKAFPTDKNHECPVHLKSLSFEIVSKCKGLPLIIVSVGSLLRVREKTVEEWRRINDQLSWEIINNLRLDHIRNILHLSFIYLPTHLKSCFLYCSLFPEDYLFKRKQLVRLWTAEGFIEEKGESTLEEVAEGYLKELIDRNMLQLVKRNSFGRTKKLRMHDILRELAVDLCQKDCFGVTYEDKCGGSLEMDGRRLVMHKLKKDIQQSFSSIRQLRTVIVADGNKPLFTLLPLLCKKSRYMTVLELSGLPIEKIPDAIGDLFSLRHLGLRNSKVKMLPRSIEKLSNLLTLDLYRSDIHYLPSGVVKLKKLRHLFAEKMNYLDWRDIHCHSGMTIPIGLGNLTNLQTLRTLEVQGESVRHLGELRQLRSLRLSNVKGIYCGRIRESLVQMQYLSKLSVNASDEKEVLLLNVLPPNLQTLSLRGRLEQGALDESPLFQDVGGQNLSSLALSWSQLRKDPLPSLSLLPNLTLLHFTRAYNGEQLTFLTGWFSKLKILFLRDLPNLNRLEIQQGAMASLERLSLVNLNSMTEVPSGIEFLVSLQYLVFHEITGDFLTLLRQCSAIRGKKWHHTLRL; this is encoded by the coding sequence ATGGCGGAGATTGTGATCCTTCTAACCATTAAAAAGATCGGAAATGCCTTGGCAAATGGAGCGGCAGCCCAGGTGAGCATGCAGTTTGCGAAGTACGGGACGCAAAAGTTAGAGCTACAGGGCAGCATGGGTCGTGTTGCAAGGGAGCTTCGCGTCATGCATGATGTTGTCTGTCAAATGGACATTCGAAACAGCAGCAATCAAGTATATGAGGGCTGGTTGGAGGAAGTACGGAAGGTAGCACATGTGATGGAAGACATAGCGGATGAGTACTTGTatctaattgatcaggaacatgaTATAGGGTGTTGCTTTTACCTGAAGCAAGGTTTCAGAAAACCAAGATCTCTGCTTTGTTTGAACCGGATAGCTTTCAGGGCAAAGGAAATAGAGAAAGACCTCACACACCTGTCAGAGATAAAAAAACGTTGGGTCCCCATGATACAGAATGGGGATACTAGTAGCTCGAATTACATTGTCAAGAGGTCCCAAGATCTAGCAAATATTTCACGTTCCCTTGATGAAGAAGACTTAGTGGGGGTGGATAAAAACAGAGAGATACTTGGGCAGTGGTTGGCAGGTGCTGATTTGGAGTGCTCCGTGATAGCACTGCTTGGAATGGGAGGACTTGGTAAAACAACTTTAGCTGCAAATATCTACAGGAAGGAGAGAGAGCAATTCCAGTGCCACGCGTGGGTCTCCATTTCTCAAACTTATTCTAGAGAAGATGTCCTGAGGAATACAATCAAGGAACTTTTCAAAGATAATGTCAGTGCTCTGTCTAACACTGCAGCGATGGACATCACATGCCTTGAAGAGACACTAAAGAGATTCCTGGAGCAAAAAAAGTATTTGATCATATTGGATGATGTTTGGACTCCACAAGCATTTGATGATTTGTCTAGAGTGCTTATTCATAATGACAAGGGCAGCAGATTGATAATTACAACAAGGGAAGGAGATGTTGCTGCATTTGCCTCTCCAGGACGCATCTTAAAGCTAGAGGCTTTACCAGAAGACAAGGCATGTGATCTCTTTCATAAGAAAGCCTTTCCAACAGATAAAAATCATGAATGTCCTGTACACTTGAAGTCTTTGTCCTTCGAAATAGTTAGCAAGTGCAAAGGTTTGCCTCTCATTATTGTGTCAGTTGGTAGCCTCTTGCGTGTGCGTGAGAAAACTGTGGAAGAATGGAGAAGAATAAATGACCAGCTGAGTTGGGAGATAATAAATAACTTAAGGCTTGATCACATAAGGAATATTTTGCATCTCAGCTTCATTTACCTTCCAACACACTTGAAAAGTTGTTTCCTATACTGCAGCTTATTTCCAGAAGACTATCTTTTCAAAAGGAAACAACTTGTACGGTTATGGACAGCAGAGGGATTCATTGAGGAGAAGGGTGAAAGCACATTAGAAGAAGTGGCAGAAGGCTATCTGAAAGAGTTAATTGATAGAAACATGCTACAACTTGTTAAAAGGAACTCATTTGGTAGGACGAAGAAACTCAGAATGCATGATATCTTACGAGAACTGGCTGTTGATTTGTGTCAGAAGGATTGTTTTGGTGTTACATATGAGGATAAATGTGGGGGTTCTCTTGAGATGGATGGGCGTCGATTGGTAATGCACAAACTAAAGAAGGATATTCAGCAATCGTTTTCTAGTATACGCCAACTTCGAACTGTCATTGTAGCGGATGGTAACAAGCCATTATTCACTCTACTACCTCTGTTATGTAAGAAGTCAAGATATATGACAGTGCTAGAATTAAGTGGCTTACCCATTGAGAAGATTCCTGATGCTATTGGGGATCTTTTTAGTCTCCGCCATTTAGGTTTGCGTAATTCGAAAGTAAAGATGCTCCCTAGGTCTATTGAAAAGCTTTCAAACTTGTTGACACTGGACCTTTATAGATCAGATATACATTATTTGCCTAGTGGGGTTGTCAAATTGAAGAAGCTTAGGCACTTATTTGCCGAGAAGATGAATTATCTAGATTGGAGGGATATTCATTGTCACAGTGGTATGACTATCCCCATTGGTCTTGGGAATCTAACAAACCTGCAAACGCTACGAACATTGGAAGTACAGGGTGAATCAGTTAGACATTTAGGGGAGCTGAGGCAACTTCGAAGCTTGAGGTTATCAAATGTAAAGGGAATCTACTGTGGACGCATCCGTGAGTCTCTAGTTCAGATGCAGTATTTGTCCAAGCTATCTGTGAATGCAAGTGATGAGAAGGAGGTTCTCTTGTTGAACGTCCTCCCGCCAAATCTGCAAACGCTGTCTTTGAGAGGACGATTAGAGCAAGGAGCGTTGGATGAGTCTCCTCTCTTCCAAGATGTTGGTGGACAGAACTTGTCTTCATTGGCTCTGTCTTGGTCACAGCTGAGAAAAGACCCCTTGCCATCGCTTTCTTTGTTGCCGAACTTGACGCTTCTACACTTCACCAGAGCGTACAACGGAGAGCAGCTGACATTTCTCACGGGGTGGTTTTCCAAGCTGAAGATTCTCTTTCTAAGAGATCTGCCTAATCTGAACCGGCTAGAGATACAGCAAGGTGCCATGGCGAGCCTGGAAAGATTATCCCTTGTCAACCTCAACAGCATGACGGAGGTCCCATCTGGCATTGAGTTCCTCGTGTCCCTCCAGTATCTAGTCTTCCACGAAATCACCGGTGACTTCTTGACATTGCTGCGCCAATGCTCTGCGATTCGAGGGAAGAAGTGGCATCATACTCTCCGACTTTGA